A window of the Pseudoalteromonas sp. A25 genome harbors these coding sequences:
- a CDS encoding iron-containing alcohol dehydrogenase, whose amino-acid sequence MALLYRCYHFILKCIVLIIGVPNPKLHRGPHALANAVHALDLSEGSHVLLVTDKTLITLPVINQQIELVTTLGLQPIIFTDVHANPSIDNVEQGFACYRQHNCKGIIAIGGGSVIDCAKLIGAKAVKPHKAVSEFKGLFKVLKHLPPNIAIPTTAGTGAETTVAAVVNDPKAQLKYAATDFTLVPHHAVLLPELTASLPAHLTATTAIDALTHAIEALLSINSLAFSRQRALQACDIIFTHLPNAYSNGADLHAREQLLLASFYAGQAFTRTSVGYVHAISHQLSANYGTAHGLSNAVLLLPVLRWYGRRIDESLAMIARECRLTSLDYPIAKQAEDLLLHIEQLLSSMNIQTHFTELRNEDIDTLAREALNEAHPDYPVPFFMNLNECRSILHAVSVTA is encoded by the coding sequence ATGGCGCTACTGTATCGTTGTTATCACTTCATTTTAAAATGCATTGTTCTTATTATCGGTGTGCCGAATCCAAAGTTACATCGAGGCCCTCATGCACTGGCAAACGCTGTCCATGCACTTGATCTTAGTGAGGGCAGTCATGTACTGCTTGTCACAGACAAAACGCTAATTACACTTCCTGTCATCAATCAACAAATTGAGTTAGTTACAACGCTTGGCCTACAGCCAATTATTTTTACCGACGTTCATGCCAATCCGAGTATTGATAATGTAGAGCAAGGCTTTGCGTGTTATCGGCAACACAACTGTAAAGGGATTATCGCAATTGGCGGAGGCTCTGTGATCGACTGTGCTAAATTGATCGGTGCCAAAGCAGTCAAGCCACACAAAGCGGTGAGTGAGTTTAAAGGGCTTTTCAAAGTGCTCAAGCACCTACCCCCTAATATTGCCATTCCAACCACTGCAGGAACGGGTGCAGAGACGACGGTCGCGGCGGTTGTTAATGATCCCAAAGCACAATTAAAGTATGCGGCAACTGATTTTACTTTGGTGCCACATCATGCAGTGCTACTCCCGGAATTAACGGCAAGCCTGCCCGCTCACTTAACTGCAACCACAGCCATTGACGCGTTAACGCATGCAATCGAAGCGCTATTGAGTATCAATAGCCTCGCGTTTAGTAGACAACGTGCATTGCAGGCCTGTGATATTATTTTTACTCATTTACCAAATGCATATTCAAATGGAGCTGATTTGCATGCCAGAGAGCAATTACTATTGGCGTCATTTTATGCTGGTCAAGCATTTACCCGCACGTCTGTTGGTTATGTACACGCCATCTCACATCAATTAAGTGCAAACTATGGTACTGCCCACGGTTTATCTAATGCGGTACTACTACTGCCTGTTTTACGCTGGTACGGGCGAAGAATTGATGAGTCGTTGGCTATGATTGCTCGTGAATGTCGACTAACTTCTTTAGACTATCCAATAGCCAAGCAGGCTGAAGACCTGCTCTTACATATTGAGCAACTCCTCAGCAGTATGAATATCCAAACTCACTTTACGGAGCTGCGCAATGAAGATATTGATACTCTAGCTAGAGAAGCATTAAACGAGGCTCACCCTGATTACCCAGTCCCTTTTTTTATGAACCTCAATGAGTGTCGCAGTATTTTGCATGCCGTAAGTGTTACAGCTTAA
- a CDS encoding DEAD/DEAH box helicase: protein MSEPVTFKSLDLSPAILKAVEEQGYKTPSEIQAQCIPLLLERKDVLGLAQTGTGKTAAFALPLLNNIDSATKQPQILVLTPTRELAIQVAEAFEQYAKYTKGVEVLALYGGQSYGIQLSALRRGAQIIVATPGRLIDHINRKTIDLSNLSALVLDEADEMLRMGFIDDVESIMEKTPENKQTCLFSATMPKQIQSICAKYLDNAQQVHISARNSTVSTVEQVFWRASVHKNKAIVRFLEAEEYDGAIVFVRTRNDTVQLAELLEHEGFSAAPLNGDMNQQARERTVERLKNGLLDIVIATDVAARGLDVDRLSLVINYDIPQDSEAYVHRIGRTGRAGRTGKAILFVKHNERYLLRNIVRHTKSEIAEVELPSAKVVEAKRIASLQTKLSTALENKDITFFNEVAKDLAQKLELSAEDLAGALLCLAQQQSPLKVEEIKFQRERRERDDRREGRGRDGARGAERGERKGRERSGERADRGPRNSSQGPMDTYRIEVGRDHGVQVKNIVGAIANEADISSKFIGDIRLFNEHSTVQLPQNMPADVVSHFQNVFICKRPMKLTKSSHPADAGNSEPRGDKKRSFKEPRNDGKRPPRRDGERKERRPVSFTA from the coding sequence ATGTCAGAACCAGTCACGTTTAAATCTTTAGATCTTTCTCCTGCAATTTTAAAAGCAGTCGAAGAGCAAGGATACAAGACACCATCTGAGATCCAAGCTCAATGTATACCGTTATTGCTAGAAAGAAAGGACGTACTGGGACTAGCGCAGACGGGTACAGGTAAAACAGCAGCATTTGCTTTACCACTATTGAACAATATTGACTCGGCTACTAAACAGCCACAAATTTTGGTGTTAACACCAACTCGTGAACTTGCCATTCAGGTGGCAGAAGCATTTGAACAATATGCTAAATACACTAAGGGCGTAGAAGTACTTGCTCTTTATGGTGGACAAAGCTATGGCATCCAGTTAAGCGCATTGCGCCGTGGTGCACAAATTATTGTTGCTACGCCGGGCCGCTTAATTGACCACATCAACCGTAAAACGATTGATTTGTCTAACCTAAGTGCACTTGTACTAGATGAAGCAGACGAAATGTTACGCATGGGTTTCATTGATGATGTTGAAAGCATCATGGAAAAAACCCCAGAAAATAAGCAAACTTGCTTGTTCTCTGCAACAATGCCGAAGCAGATCCAGTCTATTTGTGCAAAGTACTTAGACAATGCTCAACAAGTTCACATCTCTGCACGTAACTCTACCGTTTCGACAGTAGAACAAGTGTTTTGGCGTGCAAGTGTTCACAAAAACAAAGCAATTGTGCGCTTCTTAGAAGCAGAAGAGTACGATGGCGCGATTGTATTTGTTCGTACACGTAACGACACTGTACAGTTAGCAGAGTTACTTGAGCATGAAGGCTTTTCAGCAGCGCCGCTTAATGGTGATATGAACCAGCAAGCTCGTGAGCGTACAGTAGAACGTTTGAAAAATGGCCTTCTGGATATTGTTATCGCAACCGATGTTGCTGCTCGTGGTCTTGATGTTGACCGCTTAAGCTTGGTTATCAACTACGATATTCCACAAGACAGTGAAGCATATGTACACCGTATTGGCCGTACTGGCCGTGCTGGTCGTACTGGTAAAGCTATCTTGTTCGTGAAGCACAATGAACGTTATTTATTACGTAACATTGTACGTCACACTAAATCTGAAATTGCTGAAGTTGAGCTTCCATCTGCGAAAGTAGTTGAAGCAAAACGTATCGCAAGTTTGCAAACTAAACTTTCTACCGCATTGGAAAACAAAGACATCACGTTCTTCAATGAGGTAGCAAAAGATTTAGCCCAAAAACTTGAGTTAAGTGCTGAAGATTTAGCTGGTGCGTTGCTGTGTTTAGCACAACAACAATCACCGTTAAAAGTGGAAGAAATCAAATTCCAGCGTGAGCGTCGTGAGCGTGATGATCGTCGTGAAGGTCGCGGCCGTGATGGTGCTCGTGGTGCTGAACGCGGTGAACGCAAGGGTCGTGAACGTTCAGGTGAGCGCGCAGATCGCGGTCCACGCAACAGCTCGCAAGGCCCTATGGATACATACCGTATCGAAGTGGGTCGTGACCATGGTGTTCAAGTTAAGAACATTGTAGGTGCGATTGCAAACGAAGCCGATATTTCAAGCAAATTTATTGGTGACATACGTCTGTTCAATGAGCACAGTACGGTACAGTTACCACAAAATATGCCGGCGGATGTTGTGTCACACTTCCAAAACGTATTTATCTGTAAACGTCCAATGAAGCTAACCAAGAGTTCACACCCAGCAGATGCGGGTAACTCAGAGCCTCGTGGTGACAAAAAGCGTAGCTTTAAAGAACCACGTAACGATGGTAAGCGTCCACCTCGCCGTGACGGTGAGCGTAAGGAACGACGCCCTGTTAGCTTTACAGCCTAA
- a CDS encoding GrxA family glutaredoxin, producing MFTVIFGREGCPYCVRAKEVAERLASQRDDFSFRYVDIIKEGVSKADLEKSAGKPCPTVPQVFIDQNHIGGFTEFEAYAKENLALYN from the coding sequence ATGTTTACAGTAATTTTTGGTCGAGAAGGATGCCCTTACTGCGTACGTGCTAAAGAAGTCGCGGAGCGCTTAGCCAGTCAACGTGATGACTTTAGTTTCCGCTATGTGGACATAATCAAAGAGGGTGTGAGCAAGGCTGACTTAGAAAAATCAGCAGGCAAACCTTGTCCAACTGTGCCACAAGTATTTATCGATCAAAACCATATTGGTGGCTTTACCGAGTTTGAGGCATATGCCAAAGAGAATTTAGCGCTCTATAACTAA
- a CDS encoding peptidylprolyl isomerase, with protein sequence MPKACAYHILVKTEKECLAIKAKLAKGGDFNKLAKQHSICPSKKRGGDLGEFNKGDMVKAFDDVVFKKPLFEVHGPVKTKFGYHLIKTVYRT encoded by the coding sequence ATGCCAAAAGCATGCGCGTATCACATCCTAGTGAAAACTGAAAAAGAATGCCTTGCCATTAAAGCAAAACTAGCCAAAGGTGGCGACTTTAACAAACTAGCAAAACAGCACTCAATTTGTCCTTCAAAAAAACGTGGGGGTGATTTAGGCGAATTTAATAAAGGCGATATGGTCAAAGCATTTGATGACGTGGTATTTAAAAAACCGCTATTTGAAGTACATGGTCCTGTAAAAACAAAGTTTGGTTATCACCTAATCAAAACGGTTTATAGAACATAA
- a CDS encoding TonB-dependent receptor plug domain-containing protein, translated as MRAHTHKLPFLLSPIMLCVALTTHASDKANNIEHIEVHYKRSSITSSITEDTEKLVEMPGAMGDPLRAVYALPGVVAAGGSMSEPAVRGSSPSDNIFEVDFMPAGYIFHDFGSSIFNRHIIQDFQLYSAGYGAAYSNATGAVFDVTLRNPKYQPITTTLDFTMFNAGVFVEGQTTENTAFYFSARKSTLPLFFSEGEELEDDDGDKNGIVVNDAPDDHDYQGKWLWDINNNNTLTFNFTGAEDSAAAGFNERAELAKKTPEFQGDARYLREFNSQSVLWDHFSKNYHFRLGVGALDHSGRLEYGKQATLSSGYFEQEQQKQYSYKAQLNYRLNQAHRIITDLAYFDNETTYRYDTFQYLCTELDPDCDLKKGERINGKQQIDIDSGFIGVTHVWQVTEQLQSELGVQLQHNDYTNEDFISPRLALNYYLSDDMTVSVKYGQYNRMQDVDYIMPKVGNPKLKSQTSDHFTLGFEQQLDNEWSWSIEGYYKTMDDLPLAIDSNAADAQRLYSNQVDGEAYGVDLLLSKNKTDNWYGWVSLSYAKSERTDTRANITRDYYADTPFVFNAVFHYEINELWEGGFNFTARSGQAYTPIIAVKENPDYANHFLPVYGEPFSKRHDIYHRLDIRFERKTQLFGLDGKLILELMNAYAQDNISYIDLDYKKVKSVDDLYIKEEEDDFEMRPSIGFSVTF; from the coding sequence ATGCGCGCTCATACTCACAAGCTTCCCTTTTTACTGTCCCCTATCATGTTATGTGTTGCGCTCACGACACATGCATCAGATAAGGCCAATAATATTGAACATATCGAAGTGCACTACAAACGCAGTAGCATCACCAGCTCTATTACCGAAGATACAGAAAAGTTAGTAGAGATGCCCGGTGCAATGGGCGACCCACTGCGGGCTGTCTATGCGCTACCTGGAGTAGTTGCCGCAGGTGGCTCTATGAGTGAGCCGGCGGTGCGAGGTTCTTCGCCGAGTGATAATATTTTTGAAGTTGATTTTATGCCAGCAGGCTACATTTTCCACGATTTTGGCAGCTCTATTTTCAACCGTCATATTATCCAAGATTTTCAACTTTATTCCGCAGGTTATGGTGCGGCATATAGCAATGCAACTGGCGCTGTATTTGACGTCACCTTGCGCAACCCCAAATATCAGCCAATTACCACAACGCTCGATTTCACCATGTTTAACGCTGGTGTGTTTGTTGAAGGACAAACAACTGAAAACACTGCCTTTTACTTTTCAGCACGCAAAAGTACTTTACCGCTATTTTTCTCAGAAGGTGAGGAGCTAGAAGACGACGATGGCGATAAAAATGGCATTGTTGTTAATGACGCACCTGATGACCATGATTATCAAGGAAAATGGCTGTGGGATATTAACAACAACAATACCCTTACTTTTAATTTCACTGGCGCGGAAGACTCGGCCGCCGCCGGATTTAACGAGCGCGCTGAGCTTGCCAAGAAAACCCCAGAATTTCAAGGTGATGCTAGATACCTTCGCGAATTTAACAGCCAAAGTGTACTGTGGGATCATTTTAGCAAAAACTATCATTTTAGACTGGGTGTAGGCGCATTGGATCACTCTGGAAGGCTTGAATATGGTAAACAAGCAACGTTAAGCTCTGGTTACTTTGAACAAGAGCAACAAAAGCAATACAGCTATAAAGCACAGCTAAATTACCGACTTAACCAAGCGCATAGGATCATTACCGATCTGGCTTATTTTGATAATGAAACCACATATCGCTACGACACTTTCCAGTACTTATGTACTGAATTAGACCCCGATTGCGACTTGAAAAAAGGTGAGCGTATTAATGGCAAGCAGCAAATTGATATCGACTCAGGATTTATCGGTGTCACACATGTATGGCAAGTCACTGAACAATTACAGTCAGAGCTTGGCGTGCAACTTCAGCATAATGACTATACAAATGAGGACTTTATTTCCCCACGTTTAGCATTAAATTATTATTTGAGCGACGACATGACTGTCAGCGTCAAGTACGGGCAGTATAACCGTATGCAAGATGTGGATTACATTATGCCCAAAGTAGGTAATCCAAAGTTAAAATCACAAACCTCTGATCATTTTACTCTCGGGTTTGAGCAACAACTTGACAACGAGTGGTCGTGGTCAATTGAAGGTTACTATAAAACTATGGATGATTTACCACTGGCCATTGACTCAAATGCAGCAGATGCTCAGAGACTCTATAGCAACCAAGTAGACGGTGAGGCCTATGGTGTTGACCTACTACTAAGTAAAAACAAAACTGACAACTGGTATGGCTGGGTGTCACTTAGCTACGCTAAAAGTGAACGTACAGACACAAGAGCGAATATTACTCGTGACTATTATGCGGATACGCCTTTCGTATTTAACGCCGTATTCCACTATGAAATAAACGAGCTATGGGAAGGTGGTTTTAACTTTACGGCGCGCAGCGGACAAGCCTACACACCGATTATTGCAGTAAAGGAAAACCCTGATTATGCAAACCATTTTTTACCTGTATATGGAGAGCCATTCTCAAAACGTCACGATATATATCACCGACTCGACATACGCTTTGAGCGAAAAACCCAACTTTTTGGGCTTGACGGCAAGCTCATCCTGGAGCTAATGAATGCCTACGCTCAAGACAATATCAGCTATATCGATTTAGACTATAAGAAAGTGAAATCGGTTGATGATTTATACATCAAAGAAGAAGAGGATGACTTTGAAATGCGCCCTTCTATCGGATTCAGCGTTACTTTTTAA
- a CDS encoding TlpA family protein disulfide reductase, translated as MIKILIQIAVAVAVFFLFSAYQQKDMLSTSGTQPAPYFSLPQLGNGERVSLTSFQGRKLVVYFFAPWCSVCRYSMPNLNKLYETQQLNAVAIALDFENEEQIKNFARDLDLSFPILLGNSNIAANYKVSAYPSYYVVDENSNIIQRDMGYSSELGLRLRM; from the coding sequence ATGATTAAAATTTTGATCCAAATAGCTGTCGCTGTTGCAGTATTTTTTTTATTCAGCGCCTACCAACAAAAAGACATGCTCTCAACCAGTGGCACTCAACCCGCCCCTTATTTTTCACTACCACAACTCGGTAATGGCGAACGGGTTAGTTTAACCTCATTCCAAGGGCGCAAATTAGTCGTTTATTTTTTTGCTCCTTGGTGCAGTGTATGCCGATATAGCATGCCAAACTTGAATAAGCTCTACGAAACGCAGCAACTAAATGCGGTTGCTATTGCGCTGGATTTTGAAAACGAAGAACAGATAAAAAACTTTGCTCGCGACCTCGACCTGTCGTTCCCCATCCTACTTGGAAATAGTAACATTGCCGCCAACTATAAAGTAAGCGCCTACCCAAGCTACTATGTTGTTGACGAAAACAGTAATATAATCCAGCGAGATATGGGTTACTCTAGCGAGCTGGGATTACGTCTGAGAATGTAA
- a CDS encoding lysophospholipid acyltransferase family protein, whose product MISVDKVIEANLPQLEHSPKVKGLVKKGLGYLLHEQEFVAFADTYPHLQGIEFVEQVLDELDFDARYKPKQIEHIPSEGNVVIVANHPIGSLDALALIRVIAKVRPDLKVVANRMLMSLTPMHSLLLPVDNLSGTSRKQELANIQAHLRNEGALLIFPAGEVSRLGPTGIKDCKWNSGFLRMAKKANCPILPIHIKAKNSPLFYGTSMIYKPLASLLLVKEMFKQRQKSLEFEIGACIPPESYIIENLKDKEIVGLIRKQLYRLSSKKTLPLKTQTPIAVPECKKELKKALEECELLGQTQDGMQIYLYHYQGSSVIFRELGRLREIAFRAVGEGSGKRRDIDKYDMHYHHLVLWDPRQLELVGAYRMASAKQVIEEYGQQGLYTDSLFEYSDKMAPYFEHGLELGRSFVQPKYWGRKSLDYLWYGIGAFVKRYPEHRYLFGAVSLSNSLPDEAKAMLVYHYQHYFSRLANHAQPKNEFKISNQQIEQYRELFHGDDIKEDFAELKHVLANLGAQVPTLFKQYTEVCDEDGANFLCFSIDPDFNNCIDGLVLVDLTKIKPQKAKRYLG is encoded by the coding sequence ATGATCAGTGTCGATAAAGTGATCGAAGCTAACTTGCCACAGTTAGAGCACTCCCCAAAGGTTAAGGGGTTGGTTAAAAAAGGACTTGGCTATTTGCTACATGAGCAAGAGTTTGTTGCGTTTGCTGACACTTACCCCCACTTGCAAGGTATAGAGTTTGTTGAACAAGTATTAGATGAACTAGACTTTGATGCACGCTACAAACCAAAACAAATTGAGCATATTCCCAGTGAAGGCAATGTTGTTATTGTGGCCAACCACCCGATAGGCTCGTTAGATGCTTTAGCCTTAATTCGTGTTATCGCTAAAGTGCGTCCGGATCTGAAGGTGGTTGCAAATCGTATGTTGATGTCACTCACACCAATGCACTCGTTGTTGCTACCAGTTGATAACCTCTCTGGTACTAGCCGTAAACAGGAGCTTGCCAACATTCAAGCACACTTAAGAAACGAAGGTGCTTTATTAATCTTTCCTGCCGGTGAAGTATCCCGCTTAGGACCTACTGGTATAAAGGATTGCAAGTGGAACTCTGGCTTTTTGCGAATGGCCAAAAAAGCCAACTGCCCAATTTTACCTATTCATATTAAAGCCAAAAATAGCCCTCTATTTTACGGCACCTCTATGATCTACAAACCACTAGCCAGCTTATTACTGGTCAAAGAGATGTTTAAACAGCGGCAGAAATCTCTCGAATTTGAAATTGGTGCTTGTATTCCTCCTGAATCCTATATTATTGAGAACTTAAAAGATAAAGAAATTGTCGGGCTGATCCGAAAACAGCTTTATCGACTCAGTAGCAAAAAAACACTGCCCCTTAAAACACAAACCCCAATCGCCGTACCTGAGTGTAAAAAGGAACTAAAAAAAGCACTCGAAGAGTGCGAACTTCTGGGCCAAACTCAAGATGGTATGCAAATTTACCTATATCACTATCAAGGTAGTTCCGTTATTTTTAGGGAGTTAGGCCGATTGCGAGAGATTGCATTTCGTGCTGTAGGTGAAGGCAGCGGTAAACGTCGTGATATTGATAAATACGATATGCATTATCATCATTTGGTACTTTGGGATCCTCGCCAATTAGAGCTCGTGGGTGCTTATCGTATGGCCAGTGCCAAACAAGTCATTGAAGAATATGGGCAACAAGGCTTATATACTGATAGTTTGTTCGAGTACAGTGATAAAATGGCCCCCTACTTTGAACATGGTCTAGAGCTTGGCAGAAGCTTTGTGCAACCTAAATATTGGGGAAGAAAAAGCTTAGACTACCTTTGGTATGGTATTGGAGCCTTTGTAAAACGATACCCAGAACATAGATATTTATTTGGCGCTGTAAGTTTATCTAACAGCCTACCGGATGAAGCTAAAGCCATGTTGGTGTATCATTACCAACACTACTTTTCTCGTCTTGCTAATCATGCTCAGCCTAAAAATGAGTTTAAGATATCCAATCAGCAAATCGAGCAATATCGCGAACTTTTCCACGGCGATGATATCAAAGAAGACTTTGCAGAGCTAAAACATGTTTTAGCCAATTTAGGCGCTCAAGTACCAACATTGTTTAAACAATATACTGAGGTATGCGATGAAGATGGCGCAAACTTCCTATGTTTTAGTATTGACCCCGATTTCAATAATTGTATCGATGGGTTAGTCCTTGTGGATTTAACCAAAATCAAGCCACAAAAAGCAAAACGTTACTTGGGCTAA
- a CDS encoding 2-hydroxyacid dehydrogenase — MSLLVCVSRRDNTKLLEELRAQLPGVDIFEWPHCPDLTQVEFVLAWNAPDELWAQLPNLQVVQSFGAGVDGIAQHLLPEHVQITRIVDEHLTNDMAEYVLTHILAYKLRLKQYFLQQQQGIWKPKRAHAGSHVGIMGLGELGRAVAGRLTDNNFTVSGWSASPKSFAEIDTYFGKEQLASFLGNLDYLVCLLPLTPSTKGILNKSLFSQLPSHCVLINVARGQHVIASDLIWALDNNELAAACLDVFTNEPLDDEHPFWLHPNITVTPHCAALTSVATACEQIAHNYLSLMNNQSLANTIDRAKGY; from the coding sequence ATGTCGTTATTGGTTTGCGTATCTCGAAGAGACAATACAAAGCTATTAGAAGAATTAAGGGCACAATTACCAGGGGTAGACATATTTGAATGGCCTCATTGTCCTGATCTGACTCAAGTTGAGTTTGTGTTGGCTTGGAATGCACCTGATGAACTGTGGGCACAATTACCGAATTTGCAAGTTGTGCAATCTTTTGGCGCTGGAGTGGATGGCATTGCACAGCACTTATTACCAGAGCACGTTCAAATAACCCGTATTGTAGATGAACACTTGACGAATGATATGGCTGAGTATGTTTTGACCCATATTTTGGCTTACAAACTCAGACTTAAGCAGTATTTTTTGCAACAACAGCAAGGAATCTGGAAACCAAAGCGGGCACATGCAGGAAGTCATGTTGGGATAATGGGGCTCGGAGAGCTGGGGCGAGCAGTGGCAGGTAGATTAACTGATAATAACTTTACCGTAAGTGGGTGGTCAGCATCGCCAAAGAGCTTTGCAGAGATTGATACTTACTTTGGCAAAGAACAGTTGGCGAGTTTTTTGGGTAATTTAGACTATTTAGTTTGCTTGTTGCCTTTAACCCCCAGCACAAAAGGTATTTTAAACAAAAGCTTATTTTCACAGCTACCGAGTCATTGTGTCCTAATTAATGTTGCGAGAGGTCAGCATGTTATAGCAAGTGATTTAATATGGGCGCTGGACAATAACGAATTAGCCGCAGCATGCTTAGATGTATTCACAAATGAGCCACTTGATGATGAGCACCCTTTTTGGTTACACCCGAATATTACTGTTACACCACATTGCGCAGCTTTGACGAGTGTAGCAACGGCATGTGAGCAAATTGCACATAATTATTTATCATTGATGAACAATCAAAGCCTTGCAAATACCATTGATAGAGCCAAAGGGTATTGA
- the smrA gene encoding DNA endonuclease SmrA translates to MAMTDEELFLASMGDVTPLAQTNQVELTNLKHSPTIAQLEKRRAAQQEIDFDANFLSTEYVDLVDPHDLLAYKKSGVQEGVYKNLRLGKYQIDATLDLHGKSFHQARGAIFEFVLDCQQRNIRVLLIRHGNGLKSKPFPAILKSYINKWLKEMPQVLAYHSALSCHGGSASTYVLLKKSQEKKLENRELHAKR, encoded by the coding sequence ATGGCTATGACAGATGAAGAATTATTCCTAGCATCAATGGGGGACGTCACCCCATTAGCGCAAACCAATCAAGTTGAACTGACAAACCTTAAACACTCCCCCACTATTGCACAGTTGGAAAAGCGGCGTGCAGCTCAACAAGAAATTGATTTTGACGCTAACTTCTTGTCGACAGAGTATGTTGACCTAGTCGATCCACACGATCTACTTGCGTATAAAAAGTCAGGTGTGCAAGAAGGCGTATACAAAAATTTGCGCTTAGGTAAGTATCAAATCGATGCGACACTCGACTTACATGGCAAATCATTTCACCAAGCTAGAGGGGCAATTTTTGAGTTTGTGCTAGATTGCCAACAACGAAACATCAGAGTGCTACTGATTCGACACGGAAATGGCCTTAAAAGTAAACCATTTCCTGCAATACTCAAAAGTTACATCAACAAGTGGCTGAAAGAAATGCCTCAAGTTTTAGCCTACCATAGTGCATTGAGTTGCCATGGTGGCAGCGCATCAACATACGTTCTTCTAAAAAAGAGTCAGGAAAAGAAGTTAGAGAACAGAGAGTTACACGCTAAACGTTAA
- a CDS encoding response regulator, translating to MDQQISILIVDDVGTVRSFLHQTLMHLGIDRVKEASTVRQCISACEEQHFDIVFLDIELPDGDGKEIICQLNEINPDLNVVMVSAHSTVENVKDAIELGAKGFVVKPFSPKKIAAMLKKFYPELEIS from the coding sequence ATGGATCAGCAAATCTCAATACTAATCGTCGATGATGTCGGTACGGTTCGCAGTTTTTTACACCAAACCTTAATGCACCTAGGCATTGATCGCGTTAAGGAAGCATCAACAGTTCGTCAGTGTATTAGTGCATGTGAAGAGCAGCATTTTGATATTGTATTTTTAGACATTGAGTTACCGGACGGAGATGGTAAAGAAATTATCTGCCAGTTAAATGAAATCAACCCAGACCTTAATGTAGTGATGGTCTCGGCTCACTCGACGGTTGAAAATGTGAAAGACGCAATTGAACTCGGTGCTAAGGGGTTTGTGGTTAAGCCATTCTCGCCAAAGAAAATTGCAGCTATGTTGAAGAAGTTTTATCCAGAATTGGAAATAAGTTAG
- the rpsT gene encoding 30S ribosomal protein S20, whose translation MANIKSAKKRAITSEKRRQHNASRRSMMRTYFKKVIAAIEAGDKEAATQAFAVATPILDRYATKGLIHKNKAARHKSRLAAKIKAL comes from the coding sequence TTGGCTAACATCAAGTCTGCAAAAAAACGCGCTATTACTAGCGAAAAACGCCGCCAGCACAACGCAAGCCGTCGTTCAATGATGCGTACTTACTTCAAAAAAGTAATCGCTGCAATTGAAGCTGGTGACAAAGAAGCTGCAACTCAAGCATTTGCTGTTGCAACACCTATTTTAGACCGTTACGCAACTAAAGGTCTTATCCACAAAAACAAAGCTGCTCGCCATAAGAGCCGTTTAGCTGCTAAAATTAAAGCACTATAA